A part of Anolis sagrei isolate rAnoSag1 chromosome 3, rAnoSag1.mat, whole genome shotgun sequence genomic DNA contains:
- the NKX6-2 gene encoding homeobox protein Nkx-6.2: MLAVGPMEANRPPGAFVLSSGSGSAPLAALHSMAEMKSSLFPYALQGPPGGAPFKAPAGSGGGGGGGAGAAQFALGTPHGISDILGRPLGAAAGNLLTGLPRLNGLAAAAAAAGMYFSPAAAAVVPRYPKPLAELPGRPPIFWPGVMQGSPWRDPRLGCPAQAGMVLDKDGKKKHSRPTFSGQQIFALEKTFEQTKYLAGPERARLAYSLGMTESQVKVWFQNRRTKWRKRHAAEMASAKKKHDSETEKLKESSENEEDDDYNKPLDPNSDDEKIARLLKKHKAAAAAAAANAASSSSSSSCSSSSSAPPAPLSLLSPCSNASEPS, from the exons ATGTTAGCCGTGGGGCCGATGGAGGCTAACCGCCCGCCGGGCGCCTTCGTGCTCAGCAGCGGGAGCGGCAGCGCCCCTTTGGCCGCGCTCCACAGCATGGCCGAGATGAAGAGTTCGCTCTTCCCTTACGCGCTGCAAGGCCCGCCCGGGGGAGCGCCCTTCAAGGCCCCCGCGGGAAgcggaggaggcggcggaggaggagcaGGGGCCGCCCAGTTCGCGCTCGGGACCCCGCACGGCATCAGCGACATCCTGGGCAGGCCGCTCGGCGCCGCCGCCGGGAACCTCCTAACCGGCTTGCCCCGCCTCAACGGCctcgccgccgctgccgccgccgcagGGATGTACTTCAGCCCGGCCGCCGCCGCCGTCGTGCCCCGCTACCCGAAGCCCCTGGCCGAGCTGCCCGGGAGGCCGCCCATCTTCTGGCCCGGAGTCATGCAGGGCTCACCCTGGAGGGACCCGCGCCTCGGATGCCCCG CCCAGGCCGGGATGGTCTTGGACAAAGACGGCAAGAAGAAGCACTCGCGGCCCACCTTCTCTGGCCAGCAGATCTTCGCCTTGGAGAAAACCTTCGAGCAGACCAAGTACCTGGCCGGGCCCGAGAGAGCCCGCCTCGCCTACTCCCTGGGCATGACCGAGAGCCAAGTCAAG GTGTGGTTCCAGAACCGGAGGACCAAGTGGCGGAAGCGGCACGCGGCGGAGATGGCCTCGGCCAAGAAGAAGCACGACTCGGAGACGGAGAAGCTGAAGGAGAGCTCCGAGAACGAGGAGGACGACGACTACAACAAGCCCCTGGACCCCAACTCCGACGACGAGAAGATCGCCCGCCTGCTCAAGAAGCACAAGGCCGCCGCTGCCGCAGCCGCTGCCAACGCcgcatcctcttcttcctcctcctcctgctcctcctcctcctcggccccTCCGGCGCCCTTGTCCTTGCTCAGCCCTTGCAGCAACGCCTCGGAGCCCTCCTGA